Proteins co-encoded in one Actinomycetota bacterium genomic window:
- a CDS encoding deoxyribonuclease IV gives MRIGAHVSAARGPWTTVENARRRECDAIQIFSSNPRGWALAKGAPDSDRDLTAALDQAGIGPVLLHTPYLVNIASPDADIYAKSVACLVHAADRARRMHGHVIVHAGRDARQEVSREVRVQRAAAAVLTVLKLVPDASVLIEPTAGGRGSVASTLEETAELLECMDDERPGLCVDTCHMHAAGHDLSSAPGVRDWLAQADSLFGLHRVIAIHANDSKDARGSCRDRHWHLGLGEIGETGLRTLLSAPQLSDRTVICETPGAPEDDLANVRRAREYSRTDPEGRRSRAST, from the coding sequence ATGCGAATCGGAGCCCATGTGTCGGCCGCCCGCGGCCCCTGGACGACCGTCGAGAATGCGCGGCGGCGGGAGTGCGACGCGATCCAGATCTTCTCGTCCAACCCCCGCGGCTGGGCCCTGGCCAAAGGCGCTCCGGACTCCGACCGTGACCTCACGGCCGCTCTCGACCAGGCCGGGATCGGACCGGTCCTGCTGCACACGCCATACCTCGTGAACATCGCGTCCCCCGACGCGGACATCTACGCCAAGTCGGTCGCATGCCTGGTTCACGCCGCCGACCGCGCCCGGAGGATGCACGGGCACGTGATCGTGCACGCCGGACGCGACGCGAGGCAGGAGGTGTCACGCGAGGTCCGGGTGCAGCGGGCGGCGGCAGCCGTCCTGACGGTGCTGAAGCTCGTTCCCGATGCATCGGTGCTCATCGAGCCCACGGCTGGGGGCCGCGGGTCGGTGGCGTCCACGCTGGAGGAGACGGCCGAGCTTCTTGAGTGCATGGACGACGAGCGTCCCGGGCTGTGCGTCGACACCTGCCACATGCACGCCGCGGGACACGACCTGTCCTCGGCCCCCGGGGTGCGCGACTGGCTGGCTCAGGCCGACAGCCTGTTCGGCCTCCACCGGGTGATCGCGATCCACGCCAACGACTCCAAGGACGCCAGGGGCAGCTGCCGCGACCGCCACTGGCACCTCGGCCTCGGGGAGATCGGCGAGACCGGACTTCGGACCCTGCTGTCGGCACCGCAATTGTCGGATCGGACCGTCATCTGCGAAACCCCGGGTGCCCCCGAAGACGACCTGGCCAACGTCCGCCGTGCCCGCGAGTACTCGCGTACGGACCCCGAAGGGCGGCGCAGCCGGGCATCCACCTAG
- the aroF gene encoding 3-deoxy-7-phosphoheptulonate synthase, giving the protein MVVVMDTKAADADIQRVVQEVEAVGGQAFVSPGKLRTVIGLVGDTARFMELPLATLPHVEQVIRVGRPFKLVSRELHQEPSVVDVGGVPIGDSTFTIIAGPCAIETEELAEGAARLAKGMGAQILRGDAYKHRTSPYSFQGLAKRGLEILKELSIELRMPTVTEVLEPGDVELVAEYTDMLRVGTRNMMNFPLLRECGRSGRPVMIKRGMSATIEEWLMAAEYVAREGSSDIILCERGIRTFETAYRNTLDVSAIPVAKSMTHLPVIVDPSHSGGRRELVAPLARAAVAVGADAVMIDVHPNPRAALCDGPQALTAEDAEGLGEQLYAIAATVGKKPAPALGA; this is encoded by the coding sequence ATGGTCGTCGTGATGGACACCAAAGCAGCCGACGCCGACATCCAGCGCGTCGTGCAGGAGGTCGAGGCGGTCGGGGGCCAGGCCTTTGTGTCCCCCGGCAAGCTCCGGACGGTCATCGGGCTGGTCGGTGACACCGCCCGTTTCATGGAGCTGCCGCTGGCGACCCTGCCTCACGTGGAGCAGGTCATCCGCGTCGGGCGTCCGTTCAAGCTCGTCTCCCGGGAGCTGCACCAGGAGCCTTCGGTCGTGGACGTGGGGGGCGTGCCCATAGGCGACTCGACGTTCACGATCATCGCCGGACCCTGCGCCATCGAAACCGAGGAGCTTGCCGAGGGAGCCGCCAGACTGGCCAAGGGCATGGGGGCCCAGATCCTGCGCGGAGACGCCTACAAGCACCGGACGTCGCCGTACTCCTTCCAGGGGCTCGCCAAGCGCGGGCTGGAGATCCTCAAGGAGCTTTCGATCGAGCTGAGGATGCCGACGGTGACGGAGGTTTTGGAGCCGGGCGACGTGGAGCTCGTTGCGGAGTACACGGACATGCTCCGGGTCGGGACGCGCAACATGATGAACTTCCCGCTTCTGCGCGAGTGCGGACGGTCCGGGCGCCCCGTGATGATCAAGCGCGGGATGTCCGCCACCATCGAGGAGTGGCTCATGGCCGCCGAATACGTGGCGCGCGAGGGGTCAAGCGACATCATCCTGTGCGAGCGCGGGATCCGTACCTTCGAAACCGCTTACCGCAACACGCTGGACGTGTCGGCGATCCCGGTGGCCAAGAGCATGACGCACCTGCCGGTGATCGTTGACCCGTCACACTCCGGGGGTCGTCGCGAGCTGGTGGCCCCCTTGGCCCGCGCGGCGGTCGCCGTCGGAGCAGACGCGGTGATGATCGACGTCCACCCCAACCCCCGGGCCGCCTTGTGCGACGGGCCCCAGGCCCTGACGGCCGAGGACGCCGAGGGCCTGGGCGAGCAGCTGTACGCGATAGCCGCGACCGTCGGAAAAAAGCCCGCGCCGGCCCTCGGGGCCTAG